The following are encoded in a window of Bacillus xiapuensis genomic DNA:
- a CDS encoding DUF1835 domain-containing protein, translating to MDITTMKKVMEQFSEEEVKSLLFQVFLRADLCKETAYSEKELAKDLQSIFESMRQLAKERSEVDQPKHDQKVHILFSDSAAGGVKEVLKKSGAIHKETVISFWEDFSNGPVWKLHEKSGEASRFAWKQQAMYKEDEVLQLYKQTFQKAVLQIHSIPEGVPIAIWAGENAHEQTGLRYVVYLLREKDNPVTLIHTSKHGEELLNQQNQGLSTGALSTEKLQSFYEQSMGEPVLSQEERKDLEKEWKLLSENPDTLRIWRNASIQMVPEDCYDSLIIQKAQDLHRKQGLQDFMKSARLIGEVLGELDQCVGCEFLEYRLRKLIEDGVFEAKGSLKAMRYYSVKLL from the coding sequence ATGGATATTACAACGATGAAAAAAGTGATGGAGCAATTTTCGGAAGAAGAAGTGAAATCCCTGCTATTTCAAGTCTTTTTAAGAGCGGATCTCTGCAAAGAAACAGCTTATTCAGAAAAAGAGCTTGCCAAGGACTTGCAGAGTATATTCGAATCTATGCGCCAGCTGGCAAAAGAACGATCAGAAGTGGATCAACCAAAACATGATCAAAAGGTCCATATTCTTTTTTCTGATTCAGCTGCCGGGGGAGTAAAAGAAGTTTTAAAGAAGAGCGGGGCTATTCATAAGGAAACAGTCATCTCCTTTTGGGAGGATTTTTCAAACGGCCCTGTTTGGAAACTGCACGAAAAGTCAGGGGAGGCATCCCGGTTTGCTTGGAAGCAGCAAGCTATGTACAAAGAAGATGAAGTGCTTCAGCTATACAAACAAACATTTCAAAAGGCGGTTCTCCAAATCCATTCCATCCCTGAAGGAGTGCCCATTGCGATTTGGGCTGGGGAAAACGCTCATGAGCAGACCGGCCTAAGATACGTGGTTTATCTATTAAGAGAAAAAGATAATCCAGTGACGCTTATCCATACATCTAAGCATGGCGAGGAGCTGCTGAATCAACAGAATCAAGGTTTAAGTACGGGGGCATTATCAACTGAAAAGCTTCAAAGCTTCTATGAACAAAGCATGGGTGAGCCAGTTCTTTCTCAAGAAGAGCGTAAAGACTTAGAAAAAGAATGGAAGCTTTTATCGGAAAATCCAGACACGTTAAGGATTTGGAGAAATGCCAGCATACAAATGGTTCCTGAGGACTGCTATGATTCATTGATTATTCAAAAAGCGCAAGATCTGCACAGGAAGCAAGGCTTGCAAGATTTTATGAAATCAGCGCGATTGATTGGCGAAGTGCTGGGGGAATTAGATCAGTGTGTTGGGTGTGAATTTTTGGAATATCGGCTAAGAAAGCTGATAGAAGATGGTGTGTTCGAAGCGAAAGGCAGTCTGAAAGCTATGCGGTATTATAGTGTGAAATTGCTTTAG
- a CDS encoding protein-glutamine gamma-glutamyltransferase, whose protein sequence is MIQLAGRPFHPSSEWPKERIERVILERMVKQPLLYSYPSARELAFELKLRKNILITAKAMNAGQASFKTFSKAHANPKYWRVTRTGGFLLRSGALPSQAIQDVYLNSSLYGFECATAMMLIYYHAVLTSIGEQAFNQWFQSLYVYSWHADPDLGIHTIHTNHHLPGDVVYFNNPDFHPKTSWWRGENAVVLEDGTYFGHGIGIGTAEQFIGTLNKKRKPGSQQSAYLTNSVTRPGFNRLAQLSLLPRTNKIPHGVIHHNESSISFSQYVTYFMMAYHQLF, encoded by the coding sequence ATGATTCAACTGGCAGGGCGGCCGTTTCACCCAAGCAGCGAGTGGCCAAAGGAGCGGATAGAGCGAGTCATTCTAGAGCGAATGGTGAAACAGCCACTCCTCTATTCGTACCCATCCGCAAGAGAATTAGCCTTTGAACTTAAGCTGCGAAAAAATATTCTCATCACCGCCAAGGCGATGAACGCAGGGCAGGCATCGTTTAAGACCTTTTCCAAAGCACACGCCAACCCTAAGTATTGGCGCGTAACCAGGACCGGAGGGTTTCTGCTCAGAAGCGGTGCACTCCCGTCGCAGGCCATTCAAGATGTCTATCTAAACAGCTCGTTGTATGGCTTTGAGTGTGCCACGGCCATGATGCTGATCTACTATCATGCGGTCTTAACGAGCATAGGAGAGCAGGCATTTAACCAATGGTTCCAGTCGCTTTATGTATACAGCTGGCATGCCGATCCGGATCTCGGTATTCATACCATTCACACGAATCATCATTTACCTGGCGATGTCGTCTATTTTAACAACCCGGACTTTCATCCAAAAACCTCTTGGTGGAGAGGGGAAAATGCTGTCGTTCTTGAGGATGGAACCTATTTTGGCCATGGCATCGGAATAGGAACTGCCGAGCAATTCATCGGGACTTTAAATAAAAAAAGAAAGCCGGGAAGCCAGCAATCCGCCTATTTGACGAATTCGGTTACACGGCCAGGGTTTAACCGCTTGGCTCAGCTATCGCTGCTGCCGCGAACCAACAAAATACCGCACGGGGTGATTCACCATAATGAAAGCTCGATTTCCTTTAGCCAATACGTAACATATTTCATGATGGCTTATCATCAGCTGTTTTAG
- a CDS encoding glycoside hydrolase family 66 protein, which yields MRNEKDILKIWLATPDQASAKPVNLPFKQTGDKVTFTVPSLQYWDMIVIEYK from the coding sequence ATCAGAAATGAAAAGGACATTCTCAAAATTTGGCTGGCCACACCTGATCAAGCCTCAGCCAAGCCGGTTAATCTCCCTTTTAAACAAACGGGAGATAAAGTAACCTTTACCGTTCCATCATTGCAGTATTGGGATATGATCGTGATAGAGTACAAATGA
- a CDS encoding methyl-accepting chemotaxis protein: METLHLKFRDVRQTTNKSNEQSDLAKRYADEGQVKLSELLDKINAIETFTIEMIQTIRKLGESSNQISKVIFLVQDIAEQTNLLALNSAIEAARAGEHGKGFAVVSQEVRNLAEQTKRSVSEIQSLILRSNAYQQQVETALQQVEAAVQSGIATSENMHEAFQHLVQSVQQNGATILDVQGQMEELSKVVLEIKKAMDQVAVSAEQLNEAAIRQD; encoded by the coding sequence ATGGAAACGCTCCATTTGAAATTCAGGGATGTCAGGCAAACGACGAACAAAAGCAACGAACAATCGGATTTGGCGAAAAGGTATGCGGATGAGGGACAAGTTAAATTAAGTGAGCTGCTTGACAAGATCAATGCGATTGAAACATTTACGATAGAAATGATCCAAACGATCCGCAAGCTGGGGGAATCTTCGAATCAAATTTCAAAAGTGATTTTTCTTGTGCAGGATATTGCGGAGCAAACAAATTTATTGGCTCTAAATTCCGCGATCGAGGCAGCCAGAGCAGGAGAACATGGCAAAGGCTTCGCTGTTGTCTCCCAGGAAGTGCGGAATTTAGCTGAACAAACGAAGCGCTCAGTCTCTGAAATCCAATCGCTCATTTTGCGTTCTAATGCCTATCAGCAGCAAGTAGAGACGGCATTGCAGCAGGTTGAGGCGGCGGTGCAATCCGGCATCGCGACTTCAGAGAATATGCATGAGGCGTTTCAGCATCTTGTCCAATCTGTTCAGCAAAATGGAGCAACGATACTCGACGTTCAGGGACAAATGGAAGAACTGAGCAAGGTGGTTCTGGAAATTAAAAAAGCGATGGATCAAGTGGCTGTATCTGCTGAACAATTAAATGAAGCGGCTATCAGGCAAGATTAA
- a CDS encoding PH domain-containing protein: protein MNAPKKRLSKDAVKVWLIGEAIETLIGFLVLGVLFYLDYYFSWKEWAGWILIGLAVIAVLGAVWSAFFPFLLYKNWRYDVSEEFLQLKSGALTEVHQLVPMTKIQSVATKQGPLLRKYGLCSLSIETMGSSHMIPALPKDVAAELRDQIAEYAKVKEEEQ from the coding sequence ATGAATGCTCCCAAGAAACGGTTGTCTAAAGATGCGGTAAAAGTATGGCTGATTGGTGAAGCAATAGAGACCTTGATCGGTTTCCTTGTGCTTGGCGTATTGTTCTACTTGGACTATTATTTTTCATGGAAGGAATGGGCTGGCTGGATTTTAATTGGGCTGGCGGTGATCGCAGTGCTTGGCGCCGTTTGGTCAGCGTTCTTCCCTTTCTTGTTATATAAAAACTGGAGATACGATGTAAGTGAAGAGTTCCTGCAACTTAAGTCAGGAGCCCTTACAGAAGTTCACCAGCTGGTTCCTATGACGAAAATACAGTCGGTGGCAACAAAGCAGGGGCCGCTGCTGCGAAAATACGGATTATGCTCTCTTTCGATTGAAACGATGGGTTCCTCTCACATGATCCCGGCATTGCCGAAAGACGTGGCCGCTGAATTAAGAGATCAGATTGCAGAATATGCGAAAGTCAAGGAAGAAGAGCAATGA
- a CDS encoding PH domain-containing protein: MKMAKRYHPLLMLFDCWRLIKNGFFFVLFLYVINAGSQSPFVLYGRMVFWVIFGLLFISIFVKWFTRKYQMDEKSFHLYQGVLSKSERTIPYAKIQNVKRHTSFFHRLLNVTSIRFETGMQGEEAAVAFEVISREEANQMEEKLANAGREEITSVQKEDQAAAQEPQETAADRIVHFTPSTKDTLKASLTSLSFLVFISVLASFYFKLNDIFEVEEQAKGVFMSVLSTWWLMTLIITLLIIVSIVFGVARTFIKYGKYEISSDPKRIYIKKGVIDETVFSIEKEKVQAIEIEQTLLKRWLGLAEVKLTSAGELEVGENSKEVNSLYPFLPVKRAYKMISEILPSYEVTEKMERLPRKSFWVRMLKPSWLWLAVTAALFYFKPDILDYEQAWWVLSIVLLFLILINRLMEYYHTKYLLNDQFIQLKTGSFTTKLFVSKRDKVIEVSVTRNPFQKMLGLASIGTINRAQPIQHSELADVPFPFAQSFYQWYLGRRKDIKIE; this comes from the coding sequence ATGAAGATGGCCAAACGATATCATCCGCTTCTTATGCTGTTTGACTGCTGGCGTTTAATTAAGAATGGATTTTTCTTTGTTCTATTTTTATACGTGATCAATGCGGGTTCGCAATCGCCGTTTGTGCTTTATGGCCGCATGGTCTTTTGGGTGATCTTCGGGTTATTGTTTATTTCCATTTTTGTTAAATGGTTCACTCGCAAGTATCAAATGGATGAGAAGTCCTTTCATCTATATCAAGGGGTGTTAAGTAAATCTGAACGAACGATTCCTTATGCCAAAATTCAAAATGTCAAACGGCACACTTCCTTCTTTCATCGTTTGCTTAATGTGACATCCATCCGCTTTGAAACAGGCATGCAGGGGGAAGAAGCGGCTGTGGCATTTGAGGTCATTTCTCGGGAAGAAGCGAACCAAATGGAGGAGAAGCTGGCCAATGCCGGGCGTGAAGAGATCACAAGCGTTCAGAAGGAAGACCAAGCAGCTGCACAAGAGCCGCAGGAAACAGCAGCAGACCGGATCGTTCACTTTACTCCCAGCACGAAAGATACTTTGAAAGCTTCGCTTACTTCGTTAAGCTTTTTGGTTTTTATCTCGGTCCTCGCTTCCTTTTATTTTAAACTAAATGATATTTTTGAAGTGGAAGAGCAGGCAAAAGGCGTCTTTATGAGTGTTCTCAGCACCTGGTGGCTAATGACGCTGATAATCACCCTCCTCATCATTGTCTCCATTGTATTTGGCGTCGCACGGACATTTATTAAATATGGAAAGTACGAAATATCGTCCGACCCAAAGCGCATTTATATTAAGAAAGGGGTCATTGATGAAACGGTTTTTTCTATTGAAAAGGAAAAAGTGCAAGCAATCGAGATCGAACAAACCTTATTAAAAAGGTGGCTGGGGCTTGCGGAAGTCAAGCTGACGAGTGCAGGGGAATTAGAAGTAGGAGAAAATTCGAAAGAGGTTAATTCGCTTTATCCCTTTCTGCCGGTGAAACGAGCTTATAAAATGATCTCGGAAATTTTGCCTTCTTACGAGGTGACAGAGAAGATGGAACGCTTGCCTCGCAAATCCTTTTGGGTGAGGATGCTGAAGCCAAGCTGGCTGTGGCTTGCTGTAACAGCGGCGCTATTTTACTTCAAACCAGACATATTGGATTACGAACAAGCGTGGTGGGTACTGTCCATTGTGCTGCTGTTCTTGATTTTGATCAATCGGCTGATGGAATATTATCATACGAAATATCTTTTGAATGACCAATTTATCCAGCTGAAGACGGGCAGCTTCACGACTAAGCTCTTTGTCTCGAAGCGCGATAAGGTAATTGAAGTGAGCGTAACGAGAAATCCATTCCAAAAGATGCTCGGTCTGGCGTCTATCGGTACGATCAATCGGGCTCAGCCTATTCAGCACAGCGAATTGGCCGATGTGCCGTTCCCATTTGCCCAGTCATTTTATCAGTGGTATCTCGGGCGCAGAAAGGACATTAAAATAGAATAA
- a CDS encoding four-helix bundle copper-binding protein, with translation MNTQYEECIKACLECMEACNVCYDACLREEDIQMMAHCIRLDRECADICAFAAKAMQTNSPFAKQICQLCADICEACGNECRKHKHDHCQKCADICFRCAEECRKMSA, from the coding sequence ATGAACACCCAATACGAAGAATGTATCAAAGCCTGTCTTGAATGTATGGAAGCCTGCAACGTTTGTTATGATGCCTGCCTCAGAGAAGAAGATATCCAAATGATGGCTCACTGTATCCGATTGGATAGAGAATGCGCCGACATTTGTGCATTTGCCGCAAAAGCCATGCAAACCAACAGCCCGTTTGCTAAACAAATCTGTCAACTATGCGCGGACATCTGCGAAGCCTGCGGAAACGAGTGCAGAAAGCATAAGCATGACCACTGCCAGAAATGCGCCGATATTTGCTTCCGCTGCGCAGAAGAGTGCCGCAAAATGAGCGCCTAA
- a CDS encoding ABC transporter permease, which produces MTALTSLLRSDAKQLYRDPMFALIFLTPCLLILFSRFGIPLIGDKLQLYFDWDWMHYRSLIISFFMLLIPLMNGIMTGFIMLDERDESIISYLSVTPLTKRGYFYYRLAIPMVFTLLGSTLFFLFSSIDSPHIAVVILLVPMLMLSSAIITLLQAAFAANKIEGLALSKGIGLIVFAPFIAYFLPLPWQIFASLLPMFWPAKLYLMGMENPWTFILLWTAGIAYHLLFIKLLIKKFLIRAE; this is translated from the coding sequence ATGACGGCTCTTACATCACTCTTGCGTTCTGACGCTAAACAGTTGTACCGGGACCCGATGTTTGCCCTGATCTTTCTTACGCCTTGCTTGCTTATTCTCTTTTCCCGGTTCGGAATACCCTTAATAGGCGATAAGCTGCAGCTGTATTTTGATTGGGACTGGATGCATTACCGCTCGCTGATCATCAGTTTTTTCATGCTGCTTATCCCTTTAATGAACGGGATCATGACAGGGTTTATAATGCTGGATGAGCGGGATGAATCCATTATTTCTTATCTTTCCGTCACTCCCTTGACTAAAAGAGGCTATTTTTACTATCGTTTAGCAATTCCCATGGTATTCACCCTGTTAGGCAGTACGCTATTCTTTCTTTTTTCGTCCATTGATTCACCGCATATAGCGGTTGTAATCTTACTGGTCCCTATGCTGATGCTCAGCAGCGCGATCATAACATTACTTCAAGCCGCTTTTGCTGCCAATAAAATCGAGGGGCTGGCTTTATCAAAAGGAATCGGCTTAATTGTGTTTGCTCCTTTTATCGCTTATTTCCTTCCCCTTCCTTGGCAAATATTCGCCAGCCTGCTTCCAATGTTCTGGCCAGCCAAGCTTTATTTAATGGGCATGGAGAATCCTTGGACTTTTATCTTATTATGGACCGCAGGCATAGCCTACCATCTCTTATTCATAAAACTGCTGATAAAAAAGTTTCTAATAAGAGCTGAATAA
- a CDS encoding fluoroquinolone export ABC transporter permease subunit, producing the protein MRLASAIYYDLKLQYRHGLHAVYFLISHIYILFLSQLPAANRDTAHVLLTFSDPSMLGFFFIGGLVLLEKGQHIHDPLFVTPYKPEEYIFSKTLSLMLLSVASSMYIHLVTFGLSKQLGLFTASVLLTSIIFTLLGLTVAVHCQTVNQFFLYSFLCSAVFCLPLLSFLKLWDSDWLIWLPTHATLLLLQAAFHPIAVREALYSLGLLLIWAAFSFWLARLAVYHSFLRDTRKGEKP; encoded by the coding sequence ATGAGGCTCGCTTCGGCCATATACTATGATCTAAAATTACAATACCGCCACGGACTGCACGCTGTTTATTTCCTTATCAGTCATATCTATATTCTCTTTCTCTCTCAGCTTCCGGCTGCTAACCGGGATACCGCCCATGTTCTGTTAACATTTTCTGATCCGAGCATGCTTGGCTTTTTCTTTATCGGCGGGCTTGTCCTGTTGGAAAAAGGGCAGCATATTCACGATCCGTTATTTGTCACGCCTTACAAACCCGAAGAATACATTTTTTCCAAAACGCTCTCTTTGATGCTATTATCTGTCGCTTCTTCCATGTACATTCATCTAGTGACTTTTGGGCTTTCCAAGCAGCTTGGTTTATTCACCGCGAGCGTTCTCTTAACCTCTATCATCTTTACTTTGCTCGGTTTAACAGTCGCGGTGCACTGCCAAACGGTCAACCAATTTTTCCTGTATTCCTTTCTTTGTTCGGCTGTTTTCTGCTTACCGCTTCTCAGCTTTCTCAAGCTGTGGGATTCTGATTGGCTAATCTGGCTGCCAACTCATGCTACTCTTCTCTTGCTTCAAGCCGCTTTCCATCCAATCGCAGTAAGAGAAGCCCTCTATTCACTTGGGCTATTACTCATTTGGGCAGCCTTCTCTTTCTGGTTGGCAAGACTGGCTGTTTATCATTCTTTCCTTAGAGACACACGAAAGGGGGAAAAACCATGA
- a CDS encoding ABC transporter ATP-binding protein, whose amino-acid sequence MIDVRELTFTYPGAKQPTIKGVDFQIGKGEIFGFLGPSGAGKSTVQKILIGLLKGYRGQVTVMGQELSKTSRHFYEHIGVAFEFPNFYSRLTALENLSLFASLYTQKTADPLRLLDQVGLLKYAHTKVSDFSKGMKMRLNLCRALLHQPDILFLDEPTSGLDPVNSRMVKDILLQMRAADKTIILTTHNMAAAEELCDRVAFIVDGQIRLIDSPENLKIQHGKRLVRVRYQENNKRCIREFSIDQLGNNPAFIQLLNQHLIETIHTVESSLEDIFIQLTGRNLS is encoded by the coding sequence ATGATCGACGTCCGCGAGTTAACTTTTACTTATCCGGGTGCAAAGCAGCCCACTATTAAGGGAGTGGATTTTCAAATTGGCAAGGGAGAGATTTTTGGATTTTTAGGACCTTCTGGTGCAGGAAAAAGCACCGTCCAAAAAATTTTAATCGGTCTGTTAAAAGGGTACCGGGGACAAGTGACAGTAATGGGTCAGGAATTAAGCAAGACCAGCCGCCACTTTTATGAGCATATTGGCGTTGCTTTTGAGTTCCCCAACTTTTATAGCCGATTAACGGCACTTGAAAATTTATCGCTTTTCGCTTCTCTGTATACACAAAAAACAGCTGATCCGCTGAGGCTGTTAGACCAGGTTGGTTTACTCAAATATGCCCACACAAAGGTCAGCGACTTTTCGAAAGGAATGAAAATGCGGTTGAATTTATGCCGTGCTTTACTTCATCAGCCGGATATTCTGTTCTTAGATGAGCCAACATCCGGTCTGGATCCAGTGAATTCTAGAATGGTGAAGGATATTCTCTTACAAATGAGAGCCGCGGACAAAACCATCATTCTTACCACACATAATATGGCCGCGGCGGAAGAACTTTGCGACCGGGTGGCTTTTATTGTGGATGGGCAAATCCGCCTGATCGATTCGCCGGAAAACCTGAAAATTCAGCATGGAAAAAGACTTGTTCGCGTCAGATACCAAGAAAATAACAAGCGTTGTATCAGGGAATTTTCTATTGATCAACTTGGAAACAACCCCGCGTTTATCCAGCTGCTGAACCAGCACCTCATCGAAACGATTCACACCGTTGAATCCTCTTTAGAAGATATCTTCATTCAATTGACGGGGAGGAATTTATCATGA
- a CDS encoding TetR/AcrR family transcriptional regulator → MPKFTQEEKEKIVDSLITEGRHLFSTLGLKKTSISDLTKAVGIAQGSYYLFFQSKEELYFAVLEQEEMKIRSHLAEKYFSANILTKEDFRSFLRESFSIMEQNPFIQQLHQDNLIEALFRKIPAEKLKKHFSEDAQFFLLPIQEAQTKGHMISEDPQIIVSLIRSILLLAFQKEKIGKERYQETIELLITLIAEGLMTVEE, encoded by the coding sequence ATGCCCAAATTTACTCAAGAGGAAAAGGAGAAGATCGTTGACTCGTTAATTACGGAAGGAAGACACTTATTTTCTACGCTTGGCTTAAAGAAAACAAGCATTAGCGATTTAACGAAAGCCGTTGGGATTGCCCAAGGATCTTATTATTTATTCTTCCAATCCAAAGAAGAGCTGTATTTCGCTGTGTTAGAACAAGAAGAGATGAAGATTCGCAGCCATTTAGCGGAAAAATATTTTTCTGCAAACATCCTCACGAAAGAGGATTTCCGGAGTTTTTTGCGTGAATCCTTTTCCATCATGGAGCAAAACCCCTTTATTCAGCAGCTCCATCAAGACAACCTCATAGAAGCTTTATTCAGAAAAATTCCTGCAGAGAAACTGAAAAAGCACTTTTCAGAGGATGCCCAGTTTTTCTTGCTCCCCATTCAAGAAGCGCAAACGAAAGGCCATATGATTAGCGAAGATCCACAAATCATTGTCAGCCTGATTCGTTCGATTCTATTATTAGCCTTTCAGAAGGAAAAAATCGGGAAGGAACGCTATCAAGAAACAATCGAATTGCTGATTACACTCATTGCCGAAGGATTAATGACCGTAGAGGAGTGA
- a CDS encoding TetR/AcrR family transcriptional regulator, with translation MVKRRLTQLERKQETRQSLLNSAAETFAELGFHGASVDRIAERAGYSKGAVYAHFKSKEELFLALLEQQIQSHINQFHEWWANQPSLDHLIENIDVHFRSIIQQNRTWTVLSLEFLLHALRNESVGEKWASLVFKSVENITEALESMIAERCLTPSLSAKELAWIILSLENGMTVFYSITGDQAPTNAYGKALQHILHAAQSVK, from the coding sequence GTGGTGAAACGCAGACTTACACAATTGGAGCGCAAACAGGAAACAAGACAATCACTCCTGAATTCAGCTGCGGAAACCTTTGCTGAGTTAGGCTTTCATGGGGCTTCCGTCGACAGAATTGCTGAACGAGCCGGATACAGCAAAGGAGCTGTTTACGCGCATTTTAAATCAAAAGAAGAGCTGTTTCTTGCGCTGCTTGAGCAGCAGATTCAATCACATATCAATCAATTTCATGAATGGTGGGCGAATCAGCCGTCCCTTGATCATTTAATTGAAAACATTGACGTTCACTTCCGTTCTATTATTCAGCAGAACCGGACTTGGACCGTTCTGAGCTTGGAATTCCTGTTACATGCCCTCCGTAATGAATCAGTAGGCGAAAAATGGGCAAGCCTTGTTTTTAAATCTGTAGAGAACATTACAGAAGCCCTTGAAAGCATGATTGCCGAACGGTGCTTAACGCCCTCTTTATCAGCAAAGGAGCTCGCTTGGATTATTCTTTCCTTAGAAAATGGCATGACCGTTTTCTATTCTATCACCGGGGATCAGGCTCCCACAAACGCATATGGAAAAGCACTGCAACATATTCTGCATGCCGCCCAATCCGTCAAATAA
- the cyoE gene encoding heme o synthase: protein MRKVQRKQISIQSRSLNSPEQPLSSVIAATIKTGIIKSNLLAMMAGLALALYMNQLNPLDKLAEIFLAVIGSFLIIGAAGAFNNLYDRDIDSVMERTKNRPTVAGTIKPLTVLRLGVLMTLFGLAALALASPLAAVMGFLGLFFYVVPYTMWSKRRTVYNTEIGSISGGMPPLIGWAAVDPNIFHPAIVGLFATTVIWQMPHFYAIAIRKHDDYKAANVPMLPVVKGFKRTYIQTNIYLVVLTAASFLFKPVGFVPMFAALLLNIAWLALSIFGYRKMGAEKWAKLMFIYSLLYIMVLFTLIILYSLIGMWFEM, encoded by the coding sequence TTGAGAAAAGTTCAAAGAAAACAAATCAGCATTCAAAGTCGCTCTCTCAATAGTCCGGAACAACCGCTTTCTAGTGTCATAGCAGCGACGATTAAAACGGGAATTATTAAGTCAAACTTGCTGGCTATGATGGCTGGTTTAGCGTTGGCTCTATATATGAATCAATTAAATCCATTAGACAAGCTGGCAGAAATCTTTTTAGCGGTCATTGGTTCCTTTCTTATCATTGGCGCAGCAGGTGCGTTCAATAATTTATACGATCGCGATATTGATTCGGTGATGGAACGAACAAAGAACCGGCCGACTGTGGCAGGGACTATTAAACCGTTAACGGTTCTGCGTCTCGGTGTTTTGATGACGCTTTTTGGGTTGGCAGCTCTTGCGTTAGCCAGCCCATTAGCAGCGGTGATGGGCTTTTTAGGGTTATTTTTTTATGTCGTTCCATATACGATGTGGAGCAAACGGCGAACCGTTTACAATACGGAGATCGGAAGCATTTCTGGGGGGATGCCGCCTTTAATTGGGTGGGCGGCGGTTGATCCGAATATTTTTCACCCGGCGATTGTCGGGCTGTTTGCTACGACAGTTATTTGGCAAATGCCGCATTTTTATGCGATCGCGATTCGCAAGCACGATGATTACAAAGCGGCGAATGTTCCAATGCTTCCGGTAGTGAAAGGGTTCAAGAGAACGTATATACAGACGAATATCTATTTAGTCGTTTTAACTGCGGCTAGTTTTTTATTTAAGCCCGTTGGTTTCGTGCCTATGTTCGCAGCGCTGCTGTTGAATATAGCATGGCTTGCTTTAAGTATTTTCGGCTATCGAAAAATGGGTGCGGAAAAATGGGCCAAATTAATGTTCATTTATTCTCTTCTTTATATAATGGTTTTATTTACTCTCATCATTCTCTATTCTTTAATAGGTATGTGGTTTGAGATGTAA
- a CDS encoding VOC family protein: MQAYLMPFFVKLAVSNMEHALKWYKEVGSFSSIYELPDGEGRVVMAHIRREAYQDIMLVEQPDTNAARGQGVMLNFTVDDVAPLFKQAEEINAEIIEGPIDRPWNARELVLKDPDGYLLTFSMQIDKGKSFDEVAEQIKVG; encoded by the coding sequence ATGCAGGCGTACTTGATGCCGTTTTTCGTAAAACTGGCTGTGAGCAATATGGAACATGCACTTAAATGGTATAAGGAAGTGGGGAGTTTCAGCTCTATATACGAGCTGCCGGACGGTGAAGGCCGGGTCGTTATGGCTCACATTAGACGCGAAGCCTACCAGGACATTATGTTGGTAGAACAGCCAGATACAAATGCAGCAAGAGGACAGGGAGTTATGTTGAATTTCACCGTAGATGATGTGGCTCCGTTATTCAAACAAGCTGAAGAAATCAACGCCGAAATAATTGAAGGGCCTATTGATCGTCCCTGGAATGCTAGAGAACTAGTTTTAAAAGATCCGGATGGATATCTGTTAACGTTCTCCATGCAAATAGATAAGGGGAAGAGCTTCGATGAGGTTGCTGAACAAATAAAGGTAGGGTAA